A window of the Nitrosococcus wardiae genome harbors these coding sequences:
- a CDS encoding response regulator, protein MPETKYPIRILHLEDSPRDAEIIQDKLETSDLECNILSLDSREHFEATVAKESFDLILCDYNFPGYDGFSALKLAREKQPNTPVIIISGVLGEEEAVKCLHLGATDYLLKQRLERLVPAIKRALQELEEGRRRRRAEVELRQSQALLQIAGRIARLGGWVIELPNYRVIWSDEVCAIHEEPPGTSPTTEEVFSYYPPEWREKIKKVFNACAHEGTPYDEELQIVTTKGRRLWVRAIGQAVRDSSGTITRVQGALQDITEQKEAEARIREQASLLDKAKDAIVVRGINHQIHYWNSSAERLYGWTAAEAIGRSMEKLLYEDSTTFLEATHHLLETGEWVGQIEQRHKDGRLLTVEAHWTLVRDDQNQPQAIFAINTDITERLALEEQLRQSQRLDAIGQLTGGIAHDFNNLLTVILCNAEILLKQLSADQHRHTALAEIIQSAALQGAELIRRLLAFARRQPLEPQTVDVNRLVSSIDGLLQRTLTEEIDIEIIQAEGLWGAFVDPIQLEAALLNLAINAKDAMERGGRLIIETENIWLDQEQVGVPPGQYIMITVSDTGTGIPAENLDRVFEPFFTTKEKGKGTGLGLSMIYGFVRQSQGYIKIYSEVGQGTTVKLYLPRTDWPSETIAEKFISAPDPGGSETVLVVEDDDLVRRHAESQLTELGYRVLSARNGPEAMEIVQETANIDLLFTDVIMPGGMNGRQLVEAATRLQPQLRVLYTSGFSEKIFVHHSCTNKDFPLLQKPYRRTDLAQKVREVLSKTQG, encoded by the coding sequence ATGCCAGAGACAAAATACCCTATCCGAATCCTACACCTGGAAGATAGTCCACGAGATGCCGAGATAATCCAAGATAAGCTAGAAACAAGCGATTTGGAGTGCAATATCCTCTCCCTGGATAGCAGGGAACATTTTGAAGCTACCGTGGCCAAGGAATCGTTCGATCTCATCCTCTGCGACTACAATTTCCCAGGTTACGATGGTTTCTCCGCCTTAAAGCTAGCGCGAGAGAAACAACCGAATACACCGGTAATTATCATTTCCGGGGTATTAGGCGAGGAAGAGGCAGTGAAATGCCTGCACCTGGGGGCAACAGACTACCTGCTCAAACAACGGCTGGAACGGCTGGTTCCCGCAATAAAACGTGCCTTGCAGGAACTCGAAGAAGGCCGAAGGCGGCGACGAGCCGAAGTGGAATTACGCCAGAGTCAGGCCCTCCTCCAGATTGCAGGCCGCATAGCGCGCTTAGGTGGATGGGTGATAGAACTGCCCAACTACCGGGTGATTTGGTCGGATGAAGTTTGTGCAATCCATGAGGAGCCGCCGGGTACCTCGCCAACAACAGAAGAAGTATTTAGCTACTATCCACCAGAGTGGCGCGAAAAAATCAAGAAAGTCTTTAATGCCTGTGCCCACGAAGGCACACCTTACGATGAGGAGCTGCAGATCGTCACCACTAAAGGCCGCCGCCTCTGGGTGCGCGCCATTGGCCAGGCAGTACGCGACAGCAGCGGAACGATCACGCGGGTCCAAGGGGCACTCCAAGACATCACAGAGCAGAAAGAGGCCGAGGCGCGCATCCGCGAGCAGGCGTCACTGCTCGACAAAGCGAAGGACGCTATTGTCGTCCGCGGCATTAACCATCAGATTCATTATTGGAACAGTAGCGCCGAGCGTCTATATGGCTGGACAGCTGCGGAAGCAATCGGCCGCTCCATGGAAAAATTATTGTACGAGGACTCTACTACGTTTCTTGAGGCGACCCACCACCTGCTGGAAACGGGCGAATGGGTGGGCCAAATTGAACAACGGCACAAGGATGGCAGGCTATTGACAGTTGAAGCCCATTGGACTTTGGTGCGAGACGATCAAAACCAACCGCAAGCGATCTTTGCGATCAATACCGACATTACTGAACGCCTGGCTTTAGAAGAACAGCTCCGTCAGTCCCAGCGCCTAGATGCAATTGGTCAACTTACCGGTGGTATAGCCCATGATTTTAACAACCTGCTGACGGTTATTCTCTGTAATGCCGAGATTCTGCTCAAGCAATTGTCTGCCGACCAGCACCGACATACGGCGCTGGCAGAAATTATCCAATCGGCTGCTCTACAAGGTGCCGAGCTCATTCGTCGGCTGCTTGCCTTCGCGCGACGCCAGCCTCTGGAACCCCAGACTGTTGATGTGAATCGCCTCGTTTCCAGCATAGATGGCTTATTGCAGCGGACGTTAACTGAAGAGATTGATATTGAGATCATTCAGGCTGAGGGACTTTGGGGAGCGTTTGTTGATCCAATCCAGCTTGAAGCTGCGCTGCTGAACCTAGCCATTAACGCCAAAGACGCCATGGAGAGGGGGGGACGATTGATCATCGAGACTGAAAATATTTGGCTTGACCAGGAGCAGGTGGGTGTGCCTCCTGGTCAATACATTATGATTACAGTGTCCGACACGGGAACAGGTATTCCAGCGGAAAACCTGGATCGAGTCTTTGAACCGTTCTTCACCACCAAGGAAAAGGGTAAAGGAACAGGTCTGGGCCTCAGCATGATTTATGGCTTTGTCAGGCAATCTCAAGGCTATATAAAGATCTACTCAGAAGTTGGGCAGGGCACTACTGTAAAACTGTATCTGCCGAGAACCGATTGGCCAAGTGAAACCATTGCGGAAAAATTTATTTCGGCTCCTGATCCTGGGGGATCGGAAACGGTTTTAGTAGTAGAGGACGACGATCTGGTACGGCGCCATGCGGAAAGTCAGCTTACCGAACTTGGTTATCGCGTGCTTTCGGCGCGAAATGGGCCAGAGGCAATGGAGATTGTCCAGGAAACCGCAAATATTGATCTGCTCTTTACCGATGTGATTATGCCTGGCGGAATGAACGGTCGCCAGTTGGTGGAAGCAGCAACGAGGCTTCAACCCCAGTTAAGAGTCCTCTATACCTCTGGCTTTTCGGAGAAAATTTTCGTTCACCATAGCTGCACGAATAAGGATTTTCCCCTGCTGCAGAAACCCTATCGGCGAACAGATCTCGCGCAAAAGGTCCGGGAAGTGCTGTCGAAAACCCAGGGCTGA
- a CDS encoding cell wall hydrolase has protein sequence MIVLRMAVLITLVLSLGWVKPSQATNLNEKEVRCLALNLYWEARSEGREGMIAVGWIVLNRMDDSRFPAKVCSIIHQGGESPPCEWNWWCDGRSDRPREKKAWKKAQKVAQLLLTHPPPDPTRGALWYHHTSTKTPPWLKKRKKTALIGKHVFFR, from the coding sequence ATGATTGTTTTGAGAATGGCGGTTTTGATCACGCTTGTTTTATCCTTAGGGTGGGTAAAGCCATCCCAAGCGACAAACCTTAATGAGAAAGAAGTTCGCTGTTTGGCTCTCAATCTCTATTGGGAGGCTAGATCGGAAGGCCGCGAGGGAATGATTGCCGTAGGCTGGATAGTGCTAAACCGAATGGATGACAGTCGCTTTCCGGCTAAGGTTTGCTCTATTATACATCAAGGGGGAGAAAGCCCGCCTTGCGAATGGAACTGGTGGTGCGATGGCCGCAGTGACCGCCCACGGGAAAAGAAAGCTTGGAAAAAGGCCCAGAAAGTTGCCCAATTATTGTTGACTCATCCGCCGCCTGATCCAACTCGGGGGGCACTTTGGTATCACCATACTTCGACTAAAACGCCTCCCTGGTTGAAGAAGCGTAAGAAAACAGCGCTTATTGGTAAGCATGTTTTTTTTCGTTAG